Proteins encoded by one window of Perca fluviatilis chromosome 13, GENO_Pfluv_1.0, whole genome shotgun sequence:
- the LOC120572052 gene encoding CD209 antigen-like protein A: protein MLQTQYNQLSNNNSQLQVKVSDISINYSQLQSSYETLSVNHSHLQDEIKQLKNRTKDKSCPDGWTTFGSHCYFKSKEKKTWDGSRAICQQREADLVVINNKEEQKFVTELSKDGESWIGLLYESSQSGYKWDWVDGSPLTETFWAAGLPHYDGYRYAAKCCDQQEKWTQRRYYDNKNWICEKVFL from the exons ATGCTGCAGACCCAATACAACCAACTGAGCAACAACAACAGTCAGCTCCAGGTGAAAGTTTCAG ACATCTCCATCAACTACAGTCAGTTACAGAGCAGTTATGAAACACTGAGTGTAAATCACAGTCACTTACAAGATGAAATAAAGCAGTTGAAGAACAGAACTAAAG ATAAAAGCTGCCCTGATGGATGGACGACATTTGGATCCCATTGTTACTTTAAATCTAAAGAGAAGAAAACTTGGGATGGAAGCAGAGCTATCTGTCAGCAGAGAGAAGCAGATCTAGTCGTCATAAACAACAAAGAGGAACag AAGTTTGTTACTGAGCTGAGTAAGGATGGAGAGTCCTGGATTGGTCTACTGTATGAATCGAGCCAATCTGGATACAAATGGGATTGGGTCGATGGATCACCACTGACAGAAAC GTTCTGGGCAGCAGGACTGCCTCACTATGACGGTTACAGGTATGCTGCAAAATGCTGCGATCAACAAGAAAAATGGACACAAAGGCGATATTATGATAATAAGAACTGGATCTGTGAGAAAGTTTTTCTCTGA